In the Oscillospiraceae bacterium genome, ACACTTTCTCGCCAACGTTCTTGCCCAGGATGCCGGAAGGTTTGACCAGCAGGATGACGATCAGGGTCCCGTAGGTCACAGCCTCGTACCAACCGGGGGCAAACAGCTTGACAAAAATCTCAATCAGACCAATCAGGATACCGCCCAGCATCGCACCGGGGATGATGCCGATGCCGCCGAGGACGGCTGCAATGAAGGCTTTCATGCCCATCATCGAACCCATATCGTTGGTGACGCGGGGATAGGTGGCGCAGTACATAAGCGCCGCCACCGCTGCCAGACCGGAACCGATGGCAAACGTTGTGGTGATGATCTTGTTGACGTTGATGCCCACGAGAGTGGACGCGTCCTTATCCTGCGGCACAGCGCGCATCGCTTTGCCGAGCTTGGTTTTCTTAACAAAAAGCTGCAAGGCGATCATGATGCCCAGGCCGATGGCGATGGTGAGCAGCACGTTCAACGGCAGCGCCACAGTGCCGACCGTGATGGTGGGTAGGCTGAAGATGGCCTGCACGTTATGGGGCTTGGCGCCGAACAGCACCATGGCCAGGTTTTCCAAAAAGATGCTCATGGCCAGGGCCGTAATCAGGGCGGACATAGGGCCGGCCTTGCGCACCGGGCGGTAAGCCAAAATCTCGACCAGCACGCCGACCACGGCACAGACCGCAATGGCGATGATGACCGCCAGCCAGGCGGGCATACCCGCGTTGACCATAAGCGGGATGGTATAAAACAGTGTGTAGGCACCGATCATGATAAAATCACCATGGGCGAAGTTGATCATGCGGATGATGCCGTAAACCATTGTGTAGCCCAGGGCAATCAGTGCGTAGATTGCGCCCTGGTTCAGACCGTTTATCAAACTTTGAAAAAACAGTGAGAAAGTCATTGTGGTCCATTCCCCTTTTCTAAACACACAGGGGCGGGGGTGGTTTTCCCCCGCCGAGGTGCGATATATTCTCTTTTAGTCTGCCTTGGAAACGACCGCGCCGTCCGAGCCAAGCGTTTCGGT is a window encoding:
- a CDS encoding branched-chain amino acid ABC transporter permease, encoding MTFSLFFQSLINGLNQGAIYALIALGYTMVYGIIRMINFAHGDFIMIGAYTLFYTIPLMVNAGMPAWLAVIIAIAVCAVVGVLVEILAYRPVRKAGPMSALITALAMSIFLENLAMVLFGAKPHNVQAIFSLPTITVGTVALPLNVLLTIAIGLGIMIALQLFVKKTKLGKAMRAVPQDKDASTLVGINVNKIITTTFAIGSGLAAVAALMYCATYPRVTNDMGSMMGMKAFIAAVLGGIGIIPGAMLGGILIGLIEIFVKLFAPGWYEAVTYGTLIVILLVKPSGILGKNVGEKV